A genomic window from Ruminiclostridium cellulolyticum H10 includes:
- the dpsA gene encoding dipicolinate synthase subunit DpsA: MVRGKSYSIIGGDLRSVKLAELIAQDGNSVNIYGFTTAGFEIMLEQSKTLTEAVVDADVVIGPIPCSNDNEFINAPFHNESIHINELFKVMNKNQLFLAGRISDKIAHLAQVCNVYTIDLLEREEMAVLNGIPTAEGAIQIAMEEMPITLHNSNTLILGYGRIGKILAKMLHGIGSNVYVEARKYADLAWIKSLGYSPVMLSDLSHILKKIDVIFNTIPSMVLNYELLKLLNPECLIIDLASKPGGVDFNKAKDLGVKAIWALSLPGKVAPVTAAIFIKDTTYNIIEELGV, from the coding sequence ATGGTGAGAGGAAAAAGTTATAGCATTATAGGGGGAGATTTAAGAAGTGTAAAGTTGGCAGAATTAATCGCACAAGATGGTAATTCCGTTAATATATATGGCTTTACAACAGCAGGTTTTGAAATAATGCTTGAACAAAGCAAAACATTGACAGAGGCTGTAGTAGACGCAGATGTAGTAATAGGCCCCATACCTTGTTCAAATGATAACGAATTTATAAATGCTCCTTTCCATAATGAGAGTATCCATATAAATGAGCTCTTTAAAGTTATGAATAAAAATCAACTTTTCCTCGCAGGAAGAATAAGTGATAAAATAGCCCACTTGGCTCAGGTATGTAATGTTTATACGATTGATTTATTAGAGAGAGAGGAAATGGCGGTATTAAACGGTATTCCCACCGCTGAAGGAGCTATTCAAATTGCAATGGAAGAAATGCCAATAACTTTACATAACAGCAATACACTGATTTTGGGTTACGGAAGAATAGGTAAAATTCTTGCAAAGATGCTGCATGGTATAGGTTCTAATGTTTATGTAGAAGCACGTAAGTATGCTGACTTGGCTTGGATAAAGAGTTTAGGGTACAGTCCAGTAATGCTGAGCGATTTATCTCATATTTTGAAAAAAATTGATGTTATCTTTAATACTATTCCATCCATGGTGCTTAATTACGAGCTTTTAAAATTATTGAATCCCGAATGTCTTATAATAGATCTTGCATCCAAACCTGGGGGAGTTGATTTTAACAAGGCTAAAGACCTCGGAGTTAAAGCTATCTGGGCTCTCTCACTTCCGGGAAAAGTTGCCCCTGTAACAGCAGCAATATTTATTAAAGATACTACATATAACATTATTGAAGAGTTGGGGGTATAA
- a CDS encoding M16 family metallopeptidase: MFKKVQLSNGLRLVYEKIPYVRSVSVGLWVGTGSRNETSENNGISHFIEHMLFKGTAKRSAKDIAECIDSIGGQINAFTGKECTCYYTKTLDTHLDIAMDVLSDMFFNSSFASDDISVEKRVVVEEIGMYEDTPEELVHDIFSEMVWDGNPLGYPILGTEKCINKFDKDMILKYMEEFYTPYNTVISVAGNFDEGKLIELVNNYFQNWKSKETYNNNFSPAQYKVNKIVREKDTEQVHLCMGFEGIGHGSDKLYSLLSLNNILGGGMSSRLFQNIREKRGLVYSIYSYPSTYQGSGLFVVYAGMNPEYFQTVIDLTKAELETIIKEGITKDELAKTKEQLKGNYILGLESTSSRMNSIGKSELLTGKIKTPEEILQKIDRVDMDSIDEMIKRVFNFEKMSISAVGNIKNKL; the protein is encoded by the coding sequence ATGTTTAAAAAAGTACAATTAAGTAACGGGTTGAGACTTGTATACGAAAAAATACCCTACGTTAGGTCAGTTTCAGTAGGCTTATGGGTTGGCACCGGTTCCAGAAATGAAACTTCGGAAAATAACGGTATATCCCATTTTATTGAGCATATGCTTTTTAAAGGTACTGCTAAAAGGTCGGCAAAGGATATTGCAGAATGTATAGACTCTATTGGGGGGCAAATTAACGCATTTACAGGAAAAGAATGTACTTGTTATTATACAAAAACATTGGATACTCATCTTGACATTGCCATGGATGTATTATCTGATATGTTTTTCAACTCATCATTTGCAAGTGATGATATAAGCGTAGAAAAGCGTGTTGTAGTTGAAGAAATAGGTATGTATGAGGATACCCCCGAGGAACTTGTACATGACATTTTTTCGGAAATGGTTTGGGACGGGAATCCGTTAGGTTACCCGATACTTGGTACAGAAAAGTGTATCAACAAGTTTGACAAAGATATGATATTGAAGTACATGGAGGAGTTTTATACACCTTATAATACAGTAATATCTGTTGCAGGTAATTTCGACGAAGGAAAGCTTATTGAACTTGTTAACAATTACTTTCAAAATTGGAAATCTAAAGAAACCTATAATAATAATTTTTCTCCTGCACAATATAAGGTTAATAAAATTGTGCGTGAAAAGGACACTGAACAGGTCCATTTATGTATGGGCTTTGAGGGCATCGGACATGGAAGCGACAAGCTGTATTCACTGTTATCTCTAAATAATATACTGGGAGGCGGAATGAGTTCTCGCCTTTTTCAGAACATCAGAGAAAAACGGGGTCTGGTTTATTCCATTTATTCGTACCCTTCTACTTATCAGGGGTCAGGTCTTTTCGTAGTATATGCAGGAATGAATCCGGAGTACTTCCAAACTGTAATTGATCTAACAAAAGCAGAGTTGGAGACTATAATTAAAGAGGGCATAACAAAGGATGAACTCGCTAAAACAAAGGAACAGTTAAAGGGCAATTATATTCTGGGGTTGGAAAGTACCAGTAGCAGAATGAACAGTATAGGAAAATCCGAGCTTTTGACCGGTAAAATAAAAACTCCTGAAGAGATATTACAGAAGATTGACAGGGTTGATATGGACAGTATAGATGAAATGATCAAAAGAGTGTTTAACTTTGAAAAAATGAGTATTTCAGCAGTTGGAAACATTAAAAACAAGTTATAG